In Oncorhynchus tshawytscha isolate Ot180627B linkage group LG01, Otsh_v2.0, whole genome shotgun sequence, the genomic stretch ATACTTCTATACTTAATACCATGGGTATTCTACTATACTtaataccagtggtgtaaagtacttatgtttaaatactttaaagtactacttaagtagatttactctactttttttttttacaacttttacttcactacattcctaaagaaaataatgtactttttactccatacgttttcctgacacccaaaagtactcattacattttgaatgcttagcaggacaggaacatgatccaattcacacacttatcaagagaacatccctggtcatccctactgcctgatttggcggactcactaaacacaaatgcttcatttgtaaatagtgtctgagtgttggcgcgtgcccctggctatccgtaaatttaaaaataaaaaaaaagtcaaacgtactgtctggtttgcttaataaggaatttgaaattatttatacttttacttttgatgcttaagtacattttatcaatttgcatttacttttgatacttaagtatgtttaaaaccaaatacttgtagacttttactcaagtagtattttactgggggactttaacttttacttgagtcattttctattaatatatctttacttttactgaagtattaCAATTGGGTAGgttttccaccactgcttaaTATCATGGTTCCGTTCCACAGGAAGAGCAGTAAAACAAATATAGGAAACTACAGGCCTGTGACGATCCTCAGCACCTTATCCAAAGTTGTTGAGAGATTAGTTTTTAATCATCTTGAGGGATACCTTCTCAAGCACAAACTTCTTTATGAACTCCAATCTGGCTTTAGAACAGTTTATCCACCTTTTTGACCACATCTAGCAGGAAAGTGAGAAGGGGAACTACAGGTGTTAGTTCATGTTAGAATTGCAGTAAGCTTTTGACACTGTGGACCATAATATTCTCCTAATGAAACTGAAATGCATGCGTCTAAATGATGTAGCAGTGAATTGGTTTAGGTCTTctctgactaacagaacacaagAATGTAATGTTGGTGATGTTCTGTCAGAGGCCAAATAAATATCCTGTGGAGTACCGCAGGGATCCATTTTAGGGCCTCTCATTTCTTATATATGTTAATGATATGCCAGATACAGTAAATTGCAAACTCCTGCTTTATGCTGACGACTCAGCCATACTGATATCAgggaaggatacaattcacatagAGGAGACCATCAGGAAGGAATTGCATTTTGTTAGAGATTGGTTGACTGACAACAAATTGAATTGTCGTGACATTTGGGAAAAACTGAATTGATTTTGTTTGGAACAAAACTTAGATTGCTTAGGGCTGACAAGATAAAGGTAAACTGTGCAGGCAAGGAGATTGAATCTTAAACAAGTGTGACTTATCTTGGTGTGTCCCTAGATCAATCCATTTCTGGAGACCTGATTGCTGCTAAAATGGTGAACACATTTGAATTGTTACATGGGTAACACCAGATATTTTAACATCAAAGTCAAGAAACTGCTTGTCTCAACCTTCATTCAGTGTCATTTTGATTATGCTGCTCTGCTTGGTATAGTGGGCTATCAAAAAAGCTGAAAAAGAGAATGCAGGTTATGCAAAATAATGTTATCGGGTATATGCTAAATGTCCCCCCTAGGACCCGCATAGGGGTACAGGAGTTCTGGGAGGTGGGCTTGTTGCCTTTGGAGTCCAGAGTGGACCAACTTAACCTTAATCAGATGTTTGACATCTTAAATGACCGGGCCCCAGGTTatatgaaaaaaaaacacattgaaaTGGTCTATAACCGACACAGTTACAATACCAGAGTTAGTGTTATGTCTTGTAAAATTGTCTAAGTAAGAGAAACCACTCCACTGCCCCTTGTGCCCCCTACTGCTGGTCAGGTGGATTTATTTGAATGATAGGTATGAAAATATTGTTTTAAGTGATTTTTAAAGTTAGGGGAAAATGCATTGAGTAGTGCCACTTTTCAGCATGTCAATataaatgtatgtatttatggTTGTTTGTAATTTTGTCTTGCCTTTTCATTATTATATTTGTTATTGTTTTACTATCAaggaccactttggaaacaagCGTTTTAATTAATACTTTCAAATGATATCCTCTCGGTCCATATAGTACAttttgttgtatatgtctgttaccCAAAATTAATTAAATTCAATGGATATTCTTCTATACGTAATACCATGGATATTCTACTATACTTAACACCATGTATATTCTCTATACTAAATATCACGGATATACTTAATaccatgtatattctactatacTTAATACCATGGATATACTTAATACCATGCATATTCTTCTATACCTAATACCATGGATATTCTACTGTACTTAATACAATGGATATTCTACTGTACTTAATACAATGGATATTCTACTATACTTAATACCATGCATATTCTTCTATACCTAATACCATGGACTTACTTAATATCATGGATATTCTTCTATACTTAATACCATGGATATTCTATTATACTTAATACCATGGATATTCTTCTATACTTAATACCATGGATATTTTCTACTATACCAAATACCGTGGATATTCTTCTACATTATTCCTAGTTGCATGTCTGACTACAGTAGCTTCTGTCCACAGGTCTGACCATTCTCTGATCCATCCAATCCTTTACAGACTGAAACAAAAAGGTCTGACCATTCTCTGGTCCACCCAACCCTTTACAGACTGAAAACACAGAACACaggcctccatcactcttaaatcGGAAAAAGTTTATAACCaacaagacttttcctagagctggccccctggccaaactgagcaatcgggggagaagggccttggtcagagaggtgactaagaacccgatggtcactctgacagagctccagagttactctgtggagatgtgagaaccttcccgaaggacaaccatctctgcagtactccaccaatcaggcatttatggtagagtggccagagtggattttgccaaaaggcacctaaaggactctcagaacatgagaaacaagattctctggtctgatgaaaccagcattgaactctttgacctgaatgccaagggtcatgtctggaggaaaccaagtaccgctcatcacctggccaataccatccctatggtgaagcatggtggtggcaacatcatgctgtggggattatttgcagcggcagggactgggagactagtcaggatcaagggaaagatgaacagagcaaagtgcagagagatcctaagcacacagccaagacaacacaggagtggcttctggacaattgcttgaatgtccttgagtggcacagccagagcccggacttgaacccgatccaacatctctggagaaacctgaaaatgaATGTCAATGAAGCAAGTCAgataaagcagatgctaagctacaggactgttttgctagcacagactggaatatgttccatgaTCCTTCTgatggtattgaggagtacaccacgtcagtcactggcttcatcaataagtgcactgatgatgtcgtccccacagtgactgtacgtacataccccaaccagaagccatgggttGCAGGCaatatccgcactgagctaatgggtagagctgccacttttaAGGAGCGGGACTTTAACCCAGATGTccataagaaatcccgctatgcccctgacaaaccatcaaacaggcaaggcATCTGTAGTCTGTAATTAGCAAActaattacagactacaaagggaagcacagccgagagctgcccagtgacacgagcctaccagacgagctaaattattTCTAatctcgcttcaaggcaagtaacactgaaacatgcatgagaacaccagctgttccggatgactgtgtgatcacgctcttcacagctgatgtgagtaagacgtttaaacaggtcaacattcacatggCCGCAGGgcaagacggattaccaggacgtgtactcctagcatgcgctgaccaactggcaagtgtcttcactaacattttcaacctctccctgtctgagtctgtaataccaacatgtttcaagcagacaaccatagtccctgtgcccaagaacactaaggtaacctgcctaaatgactaccaacctgtagcattcacgtctgtagctataaagtgctttgaaaggctggtcatggctcacatcaacaccattatcccagaaaccccaaACCCACTCcggtttgcataccgccctaacagatccacagatgacgcaatctctattgcactccacactaccctttctcacctggacaaaaataacacttatgtgagaatgctattcattgactacagctcagcattcaacactatagtgccctcaaagcttatcactaagctaagggccctgggactaaacaccgccctctgcaactggatcccccaggtggtaagggtaggtaacaacacatctgccacgctgatcctcaatacagaGGCCCCTCGGGGGTGCAGGCTCAGTTCCCTCCCATACTCcctattcactcatgactgcacggccaggcatgactccaacaccatcattaagtttgcagatgacacaacagtggtaggcctgatcatcaacaacgacgagacagactatagggaggaggtcagagacctggccgtgtggtgccaggacaataacctctccctcaacatgatcaagacaaaagagatgattgtggacttggAGGAAAAGgatattttgctaaacctcatcatctaaatactctcctgcaacccgcctcacccaatgtggcgtggatctgctttttttccctaaagtatttatatttacttcagatctggaatccctcaactgaaggtagccagctaactaccagctatcagccagcaaaccattgccagcggtcatcagctaaccttcagctcggaaagctctcgccagttcgaacaacgtgactctaaccagagcataacggacctgttatttttattcctaccgcaaacggaacattttcatccggatcttcacaactagctaaccgcaatcccggttgactactcctggctagcgtttccatcccagaACAAGCACCaatttagcttgaagctagcccggccagggctcctgtgctaccaccgaagcatacttcTGGGCTACAATATCGTCCtactagctacctagagctacttggaaccctactaaaaacagacttacccccaaggctttctagcccctgctatctgcttgcttgctaacccggtctgctaactgctgaACTGCCGGGccctggtctgctaactgctagcttgcctgtcCGGACTGCTAACTGCTATcccttgctaactgcttgctaaccaggtctgctaactgctagcttgcctgcccggtctgctaactgctagcccttgctaactgcttgcttgcaaacccggtctgctaactgctagcttgccctggtctactaactgctagcccatgctaactgcttgcttgctaacccggcctgctaactgctagcttgccctggtctactagctgcttGCTTGTTTAGCTCCggcctactaactgctagcttgttagcctgctaactgtctgaatcactgtgtccccagccagcccaaccactcactggacccatatgttcacttggctactcatgcctctctctaatatcaatatgccttgtccattattgtcctggttagtgattactgtcttatatcactgtagagcctctagccctgctcaatatgccttaaccaaccatgttgtgacacctcctacatatgcgatgacatcacctggtttaaacatctctttCACCCCCCCTTTAAGGAGTCTAGTAGGGAACCAACCCCACTCCGGATTTACCCCTTATGACTTATCCTCTGTAGGTACCAGGCTGCTCTGACTTACCTTCCGGGACTTACTCTGTTCTTTATGTTACACGCAGGAACCAACCCAATCAGGATTCACCCCCTCGGACTTACCCTCTGCAGGGACTACACTGCTTAGGCCCACTAGGGGCCCCAATCCCTAGGTCTACCGGTAGTATTTACAGTGGGCCTACTGAATAAACTCAGGATTTTCAGATCTGTATCCGGTAGTTTGTATTCAGCTTACGACTCTAGTCTAGGAACTTTACCTACATTGTTTTTTATGTGCCGGCTCCTGTTTCACTGACGCAGACTCTCCAGTTTGACTATAAATCGTGGTGAATCATGCTGACAACGCCAACTGTTAGGTTCTGACAATCAGAGTTAAAAACTCAAACGGGTGACTagaaaaagctcaaaccaagCTTATTCACCCACTTGGTCAAACAGCTGAAAAGACAAAGACATGTTTCCACAAGTAAATATATTTATACCCTCTACTGGTCAGAGTCAAATCCTTGCAcatctagacagccaatacatctctgttgctaaGCATGAACTTAAGTGGTTCCTCTCATTGGTGTAGTCATGGTCCTGCCTCCTATGTGTGTATGTCATAGGCCTGTTCCTCCTCACAATATCTGACCTTACCCCTGCCCACATTCCTCACTCCTTCTTAACTCGCGGCTGTCCTACTTTATCAGTGACGGAAACCAGAACGTTGCCCTTCTCCTCTCCATAGGATACATGAGATTTAACCATAACATGTTCTGACAGAATGTAAACTCTCTGCACTCCCCTTTCTCACTCAGTAGATTTGCATACACCCAGTTCTAATATGTTAACATGAATAAGGATATTTTAAAATATTTCAAGATAGAACCCAGCACTAGGAACAAAACTGTCTCTCTCGACGTTGAatgcagttctctctctctctctctcgaacccctccctttctccctccctctaaacACACCCCTCTGGCAGAACCAGgaagtcccccccccctcccacaaaCTCTCTTCTGAGAAAACGAAACTTATCTGAGTCTCTGTGtcgtctgtctgtgtgagagtgaacAACAGTCCAAATGGCTCAGCAGGCAGTTCTGCTGGACCAGGACcagttctgttgttctgtctgcCTGGATCTACTGAAGGAACCAATCACCATCCCCTGTGGACACAGTTACTGTAGAAGCTGTATTGAGGGCTGCTGGGATCAGGATGTTCTGAAAGGCTATAGCTGTCCTCAGTGCAGACAGACCTTCACTCCAAGGCCTACTCTGAGGAAAAATAACATGTTGGCTGAGGTGGTGGAGAAACTGAAGAAGACAGGACTCCAGGCTGctccccctcctgctctgtgCTATGCTGAACCTGTAGATGTGGCGTGTGATTTCTGCACTGGGACCAGAAAGCAGAAAGCCCTCATGTCCTGTCTGGCGTGTCTGGCCTCTTACTGTGAGACTCACCTCCAATCTCACTATGAATCTCCTGCTTTCAAGAAGCACAAGCTGGTCAAAGCCACCGCACAACTACAGGAGAAGATCTGCTCTCATCATGACAAACTGCTGGAGGTTTACTGTCGTACCGATCAGCGGTGTATCTGTTATCTGTGTACAATGGATGAACACAAAGGTCATGATACAGTGTCAGCTTCAGCAGAGAGGACGGAGAAACAGGTAAGACCAGAACAACTTGTTCGTGACTGTCTGATAAGCAAAGAATTAAAGATACAGTAGGAACTAAGACTGTTTGAATATGAGAGAATTCAAATTAAAATCGATCCTCAGCAGAACAAATATGAACACAAACCTTGAGGATATAGATTTTCTTAACCTAGATGCTCCAAATGAATCACCATTGTAATGTTTAGCTTAAACTCCCTGATAcatgtaggtctactgtaaaaCTGTAATCATTCACATAGCAACAAATAAATATCATATTGAAACGGTACTATATCGATAATTTAGACCTTCCTCTCTATGGGCCCTATGTCACATGACTATACTATTGATCTACTGGACAAATAAAGCTTGATAGCTCATTGAAGAGTGATTCTCCACAGAGGCAGCTGGGGATGAGTCAGCAGAAGGTCCAGCAGAGattccaggagagagagaaggagctgaAGGAGCTCCAACAGGCTGTGGAGTCTTTCAAGGTGAGTATTGTTGACCAGAGGAGACATACCATTTCACTTCTCTCCTCCAGTGAGTGAGAAAGCGAGATTTGctcgagggcactagaacagtctgcagcccTTGGCCTCTcactactagaatctgaagtcaaatatctactatttgctgatgatctggttgcttctgtccccaaccaaggagggcctactacagcagcacctagatcttctgcacagattctgtcagacctgggccctgacagtaaatctcagttatacaaaaataatggtgttccaaaaaaggtccagttgccaggaacacaaatacaaattatGTCTAGACaacgttgccctagagcacacaacaaAACATGcctaccttggcctaaacatcagcgccctaagtaacttccacaaagctgtggaCGATCTGAAAGCTGTGAACGATTTTTGCCCGatccaattaggatctggcaaaaaatacttgaatcagttatagaacccattgtcctgtatggttgtgaggtctggggtctgctcactaaccaataattcacaaaatgggacaaaaccAAAAAtataccaaataatgcatgcagagcagaattaggccaatacgaGCTGATGattaaaatccagaaaagagctgttaaattctacaaccacataacaggaagcgattcccaaaccttccataacaaagccatcaactACAGAAAGATTAACCTTGAGAAgaatcccctaagcaagctggtcctggggctctgttcacaaacacaccccacagagccccaggacagcaacacaattagacccaaccaaatcatgagaaaacaaaaagataattacttgatacattggaaagaacaaacaaaataacTATGCAAACTAAAATGCTGTTTGTTACTTAACAGAGATTACACaatagcagaatacctgaccactctgactgacccaaatttaaggaaagctttgactatgtagagactcagtgagcatagctttgctattgagagaggccgccgtaggcagacctggctcttaaGAGGAGACAGGctttgtgcacactgcccacaaaatgaggtggaaactgagaaaCACTTcccaacctcctgccaaatgtttgaccatagaaacacacatttccctcatattacacagacccacaaaataatttgaaaaccaatccaattttgataaactcccatatctatttggtaaaacaccagtgtgccatcacagcagcaatataggtgacctgttgccacaagaaaagggcaaccagtgaagaacaaacaccattgtaaatacatcccatatttattttacctttttgtattttaactatttgcacatcgttacaacactgtatatagacataatgacatttgaaatgtctttattattttggaacttttggtgTAAtgcttactgttcattttttttattttttttctcgcttttgtttatgatctatttcacttgctttagtaatgtaaacaaacatatgtttcccatgccaataaagccctgaattgaatggagagagacctctCCAATCACGCTGAGCCCCACTCTGGGGAACAGGCTATCTGGGCTTCcagttagagagagaatagacTGTTTAATctggagcctctctctctcttaacagcACTCTGCACAGGCAGCAGTGGAGGACAGTGAGAAGATCTTCACTGAGCTGATCCGCTCCATTGAGAGAAGGCGCTCTGAGGTGAAGGAGCTGATCAGAGCCCAAGAGAAGGCTCAAGTGAATCAAGCTGAAGGACTCCTGGAACAAGTGGAACAGGAGATAGCAGAGCTGAGGAAGAGAAGCACTGAGCTggagcagctctcacacacagaggatcACATCCATTTCCTCCAGGTAACTAAACTGCCTTGTTACATGTGATATGAAAATGAACATATTGTGAAACTTAagttctgttctgtgtgtgtgt encodes the following:
- the LOC112215710 gene encoding tripartite motif-containing protein 16 isoform X2, which produces MAQQAVLLDQDQFCCSVCLDLLKEPITIPCGHSYCRSCIEGCWDQDVLKGYSCPQCRQTFTPRPTLRKNNMLAEVVEKLKKTGLQAAPPPALCYAEPVDVACDFCTGTRKQKALMSCLACLASYCETHLQSHYESPAFKKHKLVKATAQLQEKICSHHDKLLEVYCRTDQRCICYLCTMDEHKGHDTVSASAERTEKQRQLGMSQQKVQQRFQEREKELKELQQAVESFKHSAQAAVEDSEKIFTELIRSIERRRSEVKELIRAQEKAQVNQAEGLLEQVEQEIAELRKRSTELEQLSHTEDHIHFLQSYQSLSSISVSSDLPSIVVRPLQYFRDVSKTVSELREKLEDFLKGEWTKISTTVDVVLPPEPKTREQLLQYSCQLTLDPDTAHTHLSLSEGNRKVTYTGQVQPYPDHPDRFTNDLMVLCREGLSGRCYWEVEWSGRWVIIAVSYKDISRTGRGNAFGLNDKSWSLQCSSNGYCLRHNHVVTKVSGPQSSRVGVYLDHKAGTLSFYSVSDTMTLLHRVQTTFTQPLYPGVWLNSNNGTAELVKL
- the LOC112215710 gene encoding tripartite motif-containing protein 16 isoform X1 is translated as MAQQAVLLDQDQFCCSVCLDLLKEPITIPCGHSYCRSCIEGCWDQDVLKGYSCPQCRQTFTPRPTLRKNNMLAEVVEKLKKTGLQAAPPPALCYAEPVDVACDFCTGTRKQKALMSCLACLASYCETHLQSHYESPAFKKHKLVKATAQLQEKICSHHDKLLEVYCRTDQRCICYLCTMDEHKGHDTVSASAERTEKQRQLGMSQQKVQQRFQEREKELKELQQAVESFKHSAQAAVEDSEKIFTELIRSIERRRSEVKELIRAQEKAQVNQAEGLLEQVEQEIAELRKRSTELEQLSHTEDHIHFLQSYQSLSSISVSSDLPSIVVRPLQYFRDVSKTVSELREKLEDFLKGEWTKISTTVNIVDVVLPPEPKTREQLLQYSCQLTLDPDTAHTHLSLSEGNRKVTYTGQVQPYPDHPDRFTNDLMVLCREGLSGRCYWEVEWSGRWVIIAVSYKDISRTGRGNAFGLNDKSWSLQCSSNGYCLRHNHVVTKVSGPQSSRVGVYLDHKAGTLSFYSVSDTMTLLHRVQTTFTQPLYPGVWLNSNNGTAELVKL